In one window of Paraflavitalea soli DNA:
- a CDS encoding ABC transporter permease: MILNYLKIAIRSLRKRQGHTFLNIAGLTIGMTCCLLIFHYVSYEKSYDDFNKEANDIVRLRIDSYSKGNLRWKSATVYPAIAPTMKKDFPEVQDFCRLIDANFLITNEATQAKFKETKGYFADPSTLKMFNISLVQGNPATALTGPDKLIISQSLATKYFGTPNALGRQLNIRFDGNPQNYEITGVFKDYPSNSHLDIQYLASYDAFKKVILTVWHDNSNPADNAWGWYDFYAYIQLRPGTDKDKFAAKIPAFSDKYMNKTEWALKNNFKTEIHMMPLKDIHLYSNFNQEAEVNGNGQAVGFLFLVAIFIIGIAWINYINLATARSVERAREVGVRKVLGALRTDLIKQFLTESLLLNFFALALSIGIFFLLVSPFDQFTGHPATHISLSPHYWRLFTILFLAGTLLSGMYPAFVLSGFQPIKVLKGMFKNSTSGLLLRKGLIVLQFTTSVVLIAGTIIVYRQVSFMRDQKLGANIDQTLVLEGAVSPTDSTYQGTFQPFKTDILQLSGVKNLAASTNVMGQEIYWTNTYKQVDGENQTGITLYNLGVDYDFISLFDMKLKAGRPFSTDFGTEKKNVLLNEKAVAILGFPSVAAAIGKKINSGRDTNTVVGVLADYHQQGLQKAIEPMIFRCSPNIRSYYSIKVASGKVPATIAAIKQTWDRYFPADPFNYTFLDETFSEQYKADILFGKVFGIFAFLAILIACFGLLGLSAYNVIQRTKEIGIRKVLGASAQSILLLLSRDFMKLIIVALVLAIPVGWYIMHQWLQDFAYRIHIGWWIFAVAGVLALLIALLTIVLQAAKAVVVNPVKSLRSE; this comes from the coding sequence ATGATACTGAACTACCTCAAGATCGCTATCCGCAGCCTGCGCAAACGTCAGGGACATACTTTCCTGAACATTGCTGGCCTTACCATTGGCATGACCTGCTGTCTCCTCATCTTCCATTACGTATCTTATGAAAAAAGCTACGATGATTTTAATAAGGAGGCCAATGATATTGTGCGTTTGCGCATCGATAGCTATAGCAAAGGAAACCTGCGCTGGAAATCTGCGACCGTATACCCGGCCATTGCGCCCACGATGAAAAAAGACTTCCCTGAAGTACAGGATTTCTGCCGGCTCATAGATGCTAATTTCCTCATCACCAATGAGGCTACCCAGGCAAAGTTTAAAGAAACCAAGGGCTATTTTGCCGATCCATCTACCTTGAAAATGTTCAATATATCCTTAGTCCAGGGCAATCCGGCCACCGCCCTCACCGGCCCCGATAAGCTGATCATCTCTCAAAGCCTGGCCACCAAATACTTTGGGACGCCCAATGCACTGGGCAGGCAATTAAACATACGTTTTGACGGTAATCCCCAGAACTATGAAATTACCGGTGTATTCAAAGACTATCCATCCAATTCTCACCTCGATATCCAGTACCTCGCATCCTATGATGCCTTTAAGAAGGTTATATTAACTGTCTGGCACGATAACAGCAACCCCGCTGATAATGCCTGGGGATGGTACGATTTCTACGCCTATATCCAATTGAGGCCCGGCACTGATAAGGATAAGTTCGCTGCCAAAATTCCCGCCTTCAGCGACAAGTACATGAACAAGACAGAGTGGGCGCTGAAGAATAATTTTAAAACGGAAATACATATGATGCCCCTGAAGGACATTCACCTGTATTCCAACTTCAACCAGGAAGCTGAAGTGAATGGCAACGGCCAGGCCGTGGGATTCCTGTTCCTGGTAGCCATATTCATCATTGGTATTGCCTGGATCAATTATATCAACCTTGCTACTGCCCGTTCAGTAGAGCGCGCCCGGGAAGTAGGTGTTCGAAAAGTGTTGGGCGCGTTGCGTACCGATCTGATCAAACAATTCCTGACCGAAAGCCTGTTGCTCAACTTTTTTGCATTGGCCCTTTCTATAGGTATTTTCTTCCTGCTCGTTTCGCCGTTCGATCAGTTTACCGGTCACCCGGCTACCCATATCTCTTTGTCACCACATTACTGGCGCCTGTTTACCATCCTGTTTTTGGCAGGCACTTTATTGTCTGGTATGTATCCCGCTTTTGTATTGTCCGGCTTCCAGCCCATTAAGGTATTGAAAGGCATGTTTAAGAATTCAACCAGTGGGCTGCTGCTGCGCAAAGGCCTGATCGTATTGCAGTTTACCACTTCCGTGGTTCTGATCGCAGGCACCATCATCGTATACAGGCAGGTAAGCTTTATGCGCGACCAAAAGCTGGGCGCCAATATTGATCAGACATTGGTACTGGAAGGTGCCGTATCCCCCACAGATTCTACCTACCAGGGGACCTTCCAGCCTTTCAAGACCGATATCTTGCAATTAAGCGGTGTAAAGAACCTGGCTGCTTCCACCAATGTGATGGGCCAGGAAATTTACTGGACCAATACCTATAAGCAGGTGGATGGAGAAAACCAAACCGGCATTACTCTATACAATTTGGGGGTGGATTATGATTTCATATCCCTGTTTGATATGAAATTGAAAGCCGGCAGGCCTTTCTCCACCGATTTTGGCACCGAAAAAAAGAATGTACTCCTCAATGAAAAGGCCGTTGCCATACTGGGTTTTCCCAGCGTGGCCGCTGCCATCGGCAAAAAGATCAACAGCGGAAGGGATACCAATACCGTGGTGGGTGTGCTGGCCGATTATCACCAGCAGGGATTGCAGAAAGCTATTGAACCCATGATATTCCGGTGCTCGCCCAATATCAGGAGTTACTATTCCATCAAGGTAGCCTCCGGCAAGGTGCCTGCTACCATTGCAGCGATCAAACAAACCTGGGACAGATATTTCCCGGCCGATCCGTTCAACTACACCTTCCTGGATGAAACGTTTAGTGAACAATACAAGGCCGATATTCTCTTTGGAAAAGTGTTTGGCATATTTGCCTTTCTTGCTATCCTGATTGCCTGTTTTGGCTTGTTGGGTTTATCTGCCTACAATGTTATTCAACGCACCAAGGAGATCGGTATTCGTAAAGTGCTGGGAGCTTCTGCACAAAGCATCCTGCTGCTCTTGTCCAGGGACTTTATGAAACTGATCATAGTGGCCCTGGTGCTGGCCATTCCTGTTGGTTGGTACATTATGCACCAGTGGTTGCAGGATTTTGCCTATCGCATACATATTGGCTGGTGGATATTTGCCGTTGCCGGGGTCCTGGCGCTGCTCATTGCCCTGCTCACCATTGTATTGCAGGCTGCAAAGGCCGTAGTGGTCAATCCCGTGAAGAGTCTGAGAAGTGAGTAA
- a CDS encoding ABC transporter permease, with protein MIKNFILLAWRNLVKHKTFSFINILGLSAGIAFVFLIGAYVWGELRVNDSIHDNDRVFMLQSKWKKGGSGDITTPAPMAQALKENFPDLVEDYYHHDGITSIVSKGNKYFREGLQPGDASFLSITGFPLLYGNARTALNNPNSMVITAAKARKYFGRTDVLNETLTLQSFAGGGKQDFIITGVLKDLPFNTITNFTNTSNEIFLPVESLRFFGRYDSFQSWQNTAIINYVKLKAGIKPSDLQQPMQQLLKLHAPADMAADLQLKLAPLNEYYLQRDNGLARRMVYTLSLIALFILLMAVINFINITIGNSATRLKEIGVRKVMGGTRNQLILQFLTESVILATLSVVLALAVYQCAIPFAGKMLGKPLPSLTTLPVPFIAVPILMSLLIGALAGLYPAFILSLQPSVDSLKGKLKTIKEKVVFRRSLIALQFTTAIVVFVGAVIIDKQIAFSFNSGLGYDKEQVITAAVPRDWTVAGVQHMEMVRNEITTLPAIAAASLSFEIPDGRNGGGGKLYKEAADSSQAVNATGLTTDNQYTAAYGMKMVAGQYLDTDSTAIVINETAVKALGWKDAHSAVGQPIKIMGNPQTFTIAGVIKDFHFESKHAAIVPLYILHVKNTLAYRYLSFKVKPGNLSQTIAALESKWATVLPGAPFDYKFQDDTLTYMYRSEIQLKKAAQTATLLALLIVLLGVLGIVTLSITRRMKEVGIRKVLGASGLQIIALFLKEFAWMILLANIIAWPLAYIALEKWLDNFVYRIHINWIPFFTVAAVVAGLIAVIVTIQTIVRALTNPIRNLRSE; from the coding sequence ATGATTAAGAACTTCATCCTGCTTGCCTGGAGAAACCTTGTAAAGCACAAGACCTTCTCCTTTATCAATATACTGGGACTTTCCGCAGGTATTGCTTTTGTGTTCCTGATCGGGGCCTATGTATGGGGCGAGTTGCGCGTGAACGATTCTATCCATGATAACGACCGGGTGTTCATGCTGCAAAGCAAATGGAAGAAAGGCGGAAGCGGGGACATTACCACCCCCGCCCCGATGGCCCAGGCGCTCAAAGAAAACTTTCCCGACCTGGTGGAAGATTATTATCACCATGATGGCATCACCTCTATTGTTTCCAAAGGCAACAAATACTTTAGAGAAGGGCTACAGCCCGGCGATGCCAGTTTTCTCTCCATCACAGGTTTCCCCCTGTTATACGGCAATGCGCGCACAGCCCTCAATAACCCCAATTCAATGGTGATCACGGCTGCCAAAGCCCGCAAGTACTTTGGCAGAACAGATGTATTGAACGAGACCCTCACCCTGCAATCTTTTGCGGGCGGTGGTAAACAGGACTTCATAATAACAGGAGTATTGAAAGACCTGCCTTTTAATACCATCACCAACTTTACCAATACATCCAACGAAATCTTTTTACCCGTAGAAAGCCTACGCTTCTTTGGCAGGTACGATAGCTTTCAATCATGGCAAAACACAGCCATTATCAACTACGTGAAACTCAAAGCAGGCATTAAGCCATCCGATCTGCAGCAGCCTATGCAGCAGCTGCTGAAACTACATGCACCTGCAGACATGGCCGCCGACCTGCAGTTGAAATTGGCGCCACTGAATGAATATTATCTGCAACGGGATAATGGCCTTGCCCGCCGGATGGTGTATACACTATCATTGATAGCCCTCTTTATCCTGCTCATGGCGGTGATCAACTTTATCAACATCACTATCGGCAATTCGGCTACCCGGCTTAAGGAGATTGGCGTACGCAAAGTAATGGGCGGCACCCGGAACCAGCTCATCCTCCAGTTCCTGACAGAGTCAGTCATATTGGCCACCCTAAGTGTCGTACTGGCGCTTGCCGTCTACCAATGTGCGATCCCGTTTGCCGGCAAAATGCTGGGCAAACCGCTCCCCTCACTCACTACACTGCCTGTACCCTTTATTGCTGTACCTATACTGATGTCTCTGTTGATCGGCGCGTTGGCAGGGCTGTATCCTGCATTTATACTTTCTTTACAACCATCTGTCGACTCCCTGAAAGGAAAGCTGAAGACCATCAAAGAAAAAGTGGTCTTTCGTCGTTCGCTCATCGCGCTGCAATTCACAACAGCCATTGTCGTTTTTGTAGGTGCGGTCATTATCGATAAACAGATCGCCTTTTCTTTCAATAGCGGCCTTGGTTATGATAAAGAACAGGTGATCACGGCGGCCGTACCCCGCGACTGGACTGTAGCCGGCGTACAGCATATGGAAATGGTGCGCAACGAGATAACCACGCTGCCTGCCATTGCTGCTGCCAGTCTCTCTTTTGAGATACCCGATGGAAGGAACGGTGGTGGCGGTAAGTTGTATAAAGAAGCAGCAGATTCCAGTCAGGCCGTCAATGCTACCGGCCTAACCACAGACAACCAATATACTGCCGCTTATGGTATGAAAATGGTAGCCGGTCAATACCTCGATACCGATTCAACTGCTATAGTGATCAACGAAACGGCTGTGAAAGCCCTTGGTTGGAAAGATGCCCATAGCGCCGTGGGACAGCCCATTAAAATAATGGGCAATCCCCAAACCTTTACCATTGCAGGCGTGATCAAAGATTTTCATTTCGAAAGTAAACATGCCGCTATTGTCCCTCTCTATATTCTCCATGTAAAAAATACCCTCGCCTATCGCTACCTGTCCTTTAAGGTAAAGCCAGGTAACCTGTCACAAACGATTGCTGCCCTGGAAAGCAAATGGGCTACCGTATTGCCGGGAGCGCCGTTTGATTATAAGTTTCAGGATGATACGCTCACCTATATGTACCGTTCAGAGATACAACTAAAAAAAGCGGCACAAACCGCTACCCTGCTGGCCCTGCTCATTGTATTACTGGGTGTGTTGGGCATTGTAACCCTGAGTATTACCCGGCGCATGAAGGAAGTAGGCATCCGTAAGGTATTGGGCGCTTCCGGTCTTCAGATCATTGCCCTGTTCCTGAAAGAGTTTGCCTGGATGATCCTGCTCGCCAATATCATTGCCTGGCCCCTGGCGTATATAGCCCTGGAAAAATGGCTCGATAATTTTGTGTACCGTATTCATATCAACTGGATACCGTTCTTCACCGTAGCGGCCGTTGTAGCAGGCCTCATTGCCGTGATCGTTACCATACAAACCATTGTCAGGGCCCTCACCAATCCGATCAGGAATTTGCGGAGTGAATAA
- a CDS encoding VOC family protein → MAKMNPYLNFDGKTEEAFNFYKSVFGGEFPAIHKIGEAPGTENLPDDEKNRIMHISLPIDAHTTLMGSDTMPSMGHNLVVGNNVHISLHPVSREEADHLFNGLSAGGTVEMPIADMFWGAYYGSFTDKFGIKWMVNYDPQQK, encoded by the coding sequence ATGGCTAAAATGAATCCTTATTTAAACTTCGACGGTAAAACCGAAGAAGCCTTTAATTTTTATAAGTCTGTATTTGGCGGGGAGTTTCCGGCTATTCATAAAATAGGGGAAGCACCGGGTACGGAGAACCTTCCTGATGATGAGAAGAACAGGATCATGCATATTTCCCTGCCGATCGATGCGCACACTACTTTAATGGGTTCAGACACGATGCCTTCTATGGGCCATAATCTGGTGGTAGGAAATAATGTGCATATTTCGCTGCATCCGGTAAGCAGGGAAGAAGCGGATCATTTGTTTAATGGATTGTCTGCCGGAGGCACCGTTGAAATGCCCATCGCAGATATGTTCTGGGGTGCTTATTATGGCAGCTTTACGGACAAGTTTGGGATCAAGTGGATGGTGAATTATGATCCACAGCAAAAATAA